The nucleotide sequence tgataacaaatttaaataaagaccaaatattttgttggCTGTAATTTCTAAGAATGGAAATATGTCTACGTGTCTACGCATGTTACTTCCTTGTTTAAAGATACGCGACTCAGTGCCCACGTACATACGTACTCGGCTTTATAAGTGTCTCTGGACCTGTATTCATTCACATCAGTACCAAGATGGCTCACCATCGTGCACTTCTCAAAACTTTGCTCCTTCTCAGTGTTGTGTTGATATCTACAGCCAGGAACGAAATTCACCTTATTGACAATAGGTACACTACGTTGTTGATAGCCATCAACGAAAACGTCACCGAAGACCATCGAATAGTTGACGTCTTACAGGTGagaaatcaaaataatgttCCGTTGTTTTtcgtatatatttcaaataatgcGTATGTAGATAGTGTTATTTTTACATTCAATAGAAAGTTTAGAACATATTTTTCGAAAGTCcttctttcatttcattatagAAGCAATTCCCGTTCACACTCTAACAATTAGGATATTCCTAACCCATCCTgaattacattgtaacattagcATGTTTAATATTGTGCATAAAATGGAAATTGCGACGTATCTTATTGGATTCTTATCAAACATGCTAATCTTTtttcaatacatattttgtaagaTCCCTCTTGAATTGGCTACTTagaaagtattttgttttccatattaTGTCTGTACAGGAACAACCTAACTGAATTTCATTCTAACACATAGCAAACAATGTGGGTCTATCATATTCCTGCATTTATTCTATTATacatgaaaatgacaaataataGGTGTATCATTGATACCGAAAAGGAGGACTGTAAGTGAATTTACGACCGAAGTTCCTCTGGGTGTTGTCCACTTACCAAACCAAAAAAACCTGCCATGTAATGTAAAACCATTCAATCAATATAGATTATTCTActacaaatttgttttaaacaGTAGCTGGAGTAAATGTATAAGGATTGAGTAAATATTTTTGGAAACACGATtctaatagttttttttttataacaaaaaaaaagccaaaaacccccccaaaaaacccaaaaaaccaGGCAAAAATACCACAATGCGTCGCAATATTAACCACTGTGTGGAACATAATTACAAACTTGGCTAAAATACTCTGATTTGTACATGAACTCTGATTTTACCCGTTGAATTAAGTGTCATATCGTTTATCATGGAGCAATTATTTAGCAACCAAAATTACTTGGATTTTCGAATTTTTTCCACTTAAGCGGGGTGTTTCGAGGAAAAGTTTAGTTTAAATATTCTTGGACGTCTCACACCGATTGAATGCGATGCCGCATTCGCATTGTTTTCTCTAGGCTGATAACGATGGTTACGTCATCATGTACGTAATGGAAAATCTGTTTACATTAAATTAAAGACAAACCGTTCCTCTAACTGTATTTCGtcattgtaaagttactgatgtgatTGTCGTCATACAAGGAAATACAACACATGCGTGAACTCACTAAATAGTGATTTGGGTGCTGGGAAACAAGCGGGCATTATACAGATATTTTGGTGTCTTGCCAACAGTTGgtggtgtaaaaatgtgatcATTATAACCcatgtacataatatttgaaataaaagtattacaTATGAAGATATTTTCCCAGCATACTTTCTTTCTGTGTATGAAGGTTAGTCCTGTGTCGTTGACTTTCAGTTTAACATCTGTGTTCACAATAAACTTTGGTCAACTATATGTACTACTGTCTTTCTTCTCAAGAGACTGCTCTGCCAATGTATAACACACAATCGACAATGTTTTACAAATGAAACCTTGTTTTCTCAAAAGGATATATACAAGGATGCTTCCGAAGAATTATACCAAGCTACCAACAAACGAGCAGCTTACGGCGAAATCACCATTCTGATCCCGAAAACATGGAGTGACAACATTACAATGGAGAGAGCTACAACAGAAACGCATGATATCGCTAATGTAATCGTAGATAAAGCAAATCCGGATTATGGCGACACACCATATGTTAAGCAGCATGGGCCATGTGGTGAAAAGGCAGAATACATGCATTTGACACCAAGATGGATTATTGACAGAAAATGGTCAGAGGGGAATTTTGGTGATTCAGGTTAGTACGAAAATATGGGCAGCGTATCGATCTTGACCATACAAATTTGCCACTCAGTCTCCGTCGCGTTGCCAAGAAGTGATTGTTGGCGTCATTGCTCATACCAACCAAGCGTACATATATCACCCGGTGCGTATTGCCCAGCGTAAATAGTTTAGTCGTCAAAAGATTTTGTCCTTCGATAATGAATTATACAATCGTACGCTGTTCTCAATTTTGTAGTTACATATTGAACTGAGGTCGACGTGACCATAGATTTGGTTCATATGGCTAAGTACAGTGTATTTTTAGAATGGACTCCGAGTCCGACGGCGTGTGTTGTACCCTGACCAGCCATATCGCTGACgtgaatatgtaaatgtatccAGACCCTGCTTGCCATGCCATTTTtgactgaatggtggccatatttctCGCAAACAAAGCAAGTACTAATAGCGTATCTGAAATGTGATGCAAGATACACGAAGAAATATTTTCGCAATATAACCAGATTATATTTCATGGTTTTCTTCTTGGTggtgaaatgacaaaatcaaacCTTTTGATACATGTGATACTCTTTTTAGTATTATTTGAATGTGGTTTAATTAATTCGTCCCAAACTTTGACAAAGTTGATACAGGACATTGGAATATAGACGAGAATTATCGAGAAGCAACCCTAGACTGAATGACTGCCACATTCGTCTGAAAATATATGCTGTGTTTACAGTTCAAAGACCCATGCTATATGGACCCGGACCTGTTCTACGATCTTCCCTCCCATATCTTTAATGatttgttaaaaatatttttaaaatcctGCATGGGTTGGTTTGCATTTAAGAACGTTTGCGTCGTGTATGATGCGATCATAGTTGCGAATTTTATTTTGCAGGTAAAGTTTTAGTTCATGAGTGGGGGCATATGCAGTATGGCTTATTTGATGAGTACGCTACGGACATAGATAAGGGATACTATACGGATCCGAGTGGTATAGTTACAGCAACTCGTTGTTCAGATGCTATTACAGGGCAATCCTACGATTTTACTAACTGTGACCGCCATGGATGTGAGCGTTGTAATACCGATCCTGAATCTGGAGTGATACCCGACCCATGGTGTGTATTTGTTCCTGATGAACCAAACGAAGGGACAGGGTCTTATATGTATGCAAACTATCTTGAATCTGTAAGTATTTGGTCCATTTCTAATGCTTTCATTGTTCTAGTTGGTACCAGACCATCATCTTTCATTTTTGATTAACGATCAAAATGCTTGGCGTCCGTCCTTGAGTGAGTGACCAAATAgactttgtatatatatatatatatatatatatatatatatatatatatatatatatatatatatatatatatatatatatatatatatatatatatatatatatatacaaatgcgccttgtcatttattcatttagcGACTACAACACCAAAATCAAAAATTGCAGTCCTGAGAGCATAGCCAATTTTGTGCAGATTTAGAACACCTCCGTCCTATTTATACTATGCTATTATCATCTGGCTTTGATTATAGTCACTGACTCTGTATTGTTCTGTGTTTATTGCAGGTGGTTCATTTCTGCCATAGCGATCCAACTGGTGACTCTAATGCACGGCACAATCCCCTAGCACCTAATGACCAAAATGAACTGTGTTTGTATAAGAGTGCATGGGATGTAATGGAAAATTCCACtgattttttcaacaaaaatccTCCCATGCATGGTCTGGATACAACGCCTGTATTCAAATTCGTTAAAGAAACTGAATTTAGAACTGTTCTGGTAATGGACATATCGGGAAGTATGAGTTCAGTAAGTTTGTCAGGacaaattagattttttttacttcaatCCGTAACGTATTATGTCATTATCATCACCTTACTGCATTGACAATTATGACAGTTATGACAATTACAAAACATGGGTTCAGCCATTGCACCAGCTGATGACGCGTAACGTATGCCTTCTTGTGGTCGCATTACTACtaacgacacacacacacacacacacacacacacacacacacacacacacacacacacacacacacacatacacacacacacatacatatatatatacatatgtatatatatatatatatatataattatatatatatatatatatatatatatatatatatatatatatatatatatatatatatatatatgtgtgtgtgtatgtgtgtatgtgcgtgtgtgcgtgtgattatttaaattacatgtaaattagtgCTTTCCAAATCGCCCACTCCCCTCTTTAATACTCTCTCCGCCTTAAGGTTGGCAATAATGATCAGTCTAAAAAACATCCAGATTTATATCATGATTTACGTGTCATTTGTTGTATTACCTACTAGTACAACAGAATAGAGCTACAACACCAGGCAGCTAGTAGATACATCGGACACACTCTACCCCTCAATAGCTGGGTTGGCATTGTCGAGTTTGGAACAACCGCAAAAACACTCGCTCCATTGACGAAGATCGTTGATGAGAAAACAAGAGAAGATCTTATCAAATTGTTACCAACCAGAACGAGTGGTTCAACTTGCATCGGTTGTGGGCTGGAAGAAGGTATTGAGGTAAAGTTTGGAAAATACTACACATATCGATATTTCAGTAGCATGTGTACATTTGgtgatatttcaaatgtttcGTCTGTTTACATAGAAAAGTGTTAAATTTAATTACTGTGACCAGCGACGTTGGAGAGTATATGCTGTGACTCCCAACATCGAAACAGGAATAAATGAAATACAGATTTTATAGATGAGGTACCGTCACTTGCTTGTGGGTTTTAATGCATTACATGGAAACTGGTCCACCAGCCACGCTTATCAACCCTTGACAGTGTTCTTATTGATTTTCCAGATAACTTGTCTCAGACTAGTTTATACACAATCATAATCGTTGGAGCTGGCTTTACCGTCAGCATTTTCTATGGTTTAAGATCCAAGCCATTATTTGTTATCAATTAGAGTATATGTACATCATGATTTGGCGAGTACATTTCTTATAAATTATCATTGCACACACATATTGAATATCATGCTTTGGACAACAAGCTATTATTAATTTGGCAGGTTTTAGAAAAGAGTCCATTTGGATACGCAGCCGGTGGCATAATTTTCCTGACAACAGACGGAGCAGAGAATGTCCGTCCTTACATTGAAGATGTCTTGCCGGATCTCATCGCTAAAGAAGTAATCGTCGATACTTTAGCCTTCAGTGATAGTGCTGATCCGAAATTGGTCGGACTCTCGGATGATACTGGCGGACGAGCTTGTTGGTATTCAGAAGGTGACGATTCCACAGCTCTACATGACTGTTTTACAGCATCAGTAACAGAAAGGACAAGTTCTAGTACGGAAACACCTGTACAGGTAAAATAAAACGAGCCATATATAGTAAAACATATGTTAGTCCGAAAGAATTTAATacatgggttttgcagaccatTGCAACATGCAAATGGTATGAAATGTTAGAGAAGTTATAGCAATGTATAGCATATTCGAAAAACGAGCTTCGTACTTCATAACCATGGATAGATCTCTTTCAAGTCTCTCTTTTTCCTCACCGATCATTGTTCAGTTTAGTTTCATGACGGGTTCCTATTTCTGAACATCACTGTTTGAAAATATCTTTTCACAGAACATTTTATCtaacaatatttgtttttatattttcgTTACTTTCTTCCTAACTAACGCCAACTAGTCTTTTAAGTCGACAGCTGTTAGTTTATCAGAATTTCGAAAAGAAGGGATTGTTTATTACaattgcatgtgtgtgtgtttaccgATCATCTTATAGCTTGCAAGCTACAAGACCACTATATCTGGGCTGACAACGGAAACATCCACCATCTACATAGACTCCACTATTGGTAGAGACACtatcttctttttcttctgggATTTTAGTAGTAGTCACGAGGTTGACGTCATCATAACTCGACCTGACGGTACAACTATTGGCAGTACTGATCCTCAATATAACAGTGATACTGACAGTCGATCTATTTATATCAAGATTGGTGATATTGCCGAGGTAAGAACACGTCTAAAATATACAGTTATATAGTGATGAATATCCTGTCCATCAAAACTGTGGTGTTAATCTTCAATGGCAAGGGCGTTTTTTCAGACTATTATCTTAAAAACAAACGTTAGTAACTCCAAACTGCAACACTGTTTTCAAAATCTTATCAATACGCAATGTTTtagaacagaaaaacaaacgGAACTGTAGTTGTCAAAATGTATCCAAGTACATGTAAACCGTTTTCTGTTAGATTCAGTTTGTCACACGTCGTGGGCCACAATTTGTGGCACTATAGAGCTTTCGTGGTTTTAGATGATATCTTGAATGCTATAATGGTAACCACTTATTTACTAAGgaatttgtaaatataaatcGTACGAGTTTTGCGATTTTACTCATAGTGCTAAGTTTCGTTACTATGCATAATCTCGCCTTTCCCAGGTGGGAACATGGGTTTACCAAATCTACAACCCTGGCACGTCTAGTCAGGTGGTCGAAATATCTGTTGATTCTAAATCAATCGATCCTTCAACCCATCCAATACGACTGAGTTCCAATCCAAGTACAGACTATGTGACTGAATCACCACCGATGGCGATAATCTATGCAGACTTGAATCAGGGATACAGTCCTGTTCTGGAGGCCAAGGTGATTGCTACGGTAGAAAGACCAAGTCCTCACAGTGTTGTTGATGTACTACTCTTTGACACTGGAACAGGTACTGTACTTTACTCAGCAACAATAGTAAACCAACATTGCAACTGCTATACTATATCACTATCGAAAACTTTGGCTGTTGTATTTCTTGgcaatttaataacattttcagATGAATTATCCACAGCTAAACATTTGCTAAATACTAAAATGAGCATCATACGCAACAAAGActtgattttgtcatttcaccACAAAGAATAAGTCAGAGTCTATACAATTTCTGAAGAGGCCTGATTACTATCCTTTAATAGGTGCTGATATCAAGAAAGATGACGGGGTATATTCTGGTTACTTTGTTGACTTTATTGAAGCCAGCTGTTCAACTGAATGTCGATATAGCATTCAAGTAACTGCTGATGATACAGATGAAACTGCTCAGATAAGAATGACGAGTAGAGTTGGTGCAATGCCTAGGAACTATAGTAAGTAAATACTTCAAAACTTGTATGTTTTGTCTACTTGATTTAGATTACTCTTCTCTAAGGTCCTAAACTACGTGCACACAAATGATGTAGTCACAGTCAATTGATTCATTTCATGTGATATGTTTACTTTAAACCCCAATAAACCATACATTTGGCCTTTGAAGTCAGATTTGAATTAACAGGCCTGTATCACTTGAACAGTGTCCTAGAAACCATAACAAGATCATATATAACTGTCACTGTAGTTTTATTATCTCGATCTTATAAAAGATCGCCTTTGTTACTATTGAAAATCTCGGTTAAGCATACCTTGTTATGCATGATGTGTACAGGGAGATATCCACGCCTAAAAAATGAACAGTTGAAAAATTCTACATTTGGAATGCCTTTTGCCTTAACCTGTGATTCCTTCTAGAGCTCCAGTTTGTAAGCTAAAATTAAGAATTACCATATAGGTGTCATTTCCGATAAATCGGTTTAAGCAATTTCTAAATGTGTGTCATTAGTATGATTAAATTTCACTTTGTTCCCTAGCTGTGATTCCACGAAAGGAAGATGGCGTACCAATCGGTGATTTCAACAGAGTTGTCCAAGGTGGTTTGATCCAAGTCGATAACGCTGTTGACTACGTAGACTGGAGCGACCCCAACGATGACCCATTTCCACCAGCACGTATCACAGACTTACGTGTTATCGATACATCGTATGACAATGCAACTGTCAGCCTTCAATGGACGGCAACTGGTGATGATATGGACAAGGGAACAGGTATGAATAGCATCACTCATCATTGTCAACAAAACTTACAAATCTaatgatttcagaaaaaaatctAAACACCAGCCAAAATTCACACCcgcaatgtaatattttgtttctttgaCAGCATCTATGTATGATCTTCGATATGATACCGACTTCTGGAAAGTTTTAAACAACGTCGATGGCTGTGAGCAGTTAACCAATGCTAACCTTACAAATGGTACCCTAACTGATCCCAAGGAAAGTGGTCAAATGGAA is from Glandiceps talaboti chromosome 1, keGlaTala1.1, whole genome shotgun sequence and encodes:
- the LOC144440868 gene encoding calcium-activated chloride channel regulator 1-like; this translates as MAHHRALLKTLLLLSVVLISTARNEIHLIDNRYTTLLIAINENVTEDHRIVDVLQDIYKDASEELYQATNKRAAYGEITILIPKTWSDNITMERATTETHDIANVIVDKANPDYGDTPYVKQHGPCGEKAEYMHLTPRWIIDRKWSEGNFGDSGKVLVHEWGHMQYGLFDEYATDIDKGYYTDPSGIVTATRCSDAITGQSYDFTNCDRHGCERCNTDPESGVIPDPWCVFVPDEPNEGTGSYMYANYLESVVHFCHSDPTGDSNARHNPLAPNDQNELCLYKSAWDVMENSTDFFNKNPPMHGLDTTPVFKFVKETEFRTVLVMDISGSMSSYNRIELQHQAASRYIGHTLPLNSWVGIVEFGTTAKTLAPLTKIVDEKTREDLIKLLPTRTSGSTCIGCGLEEGIEVLEKSPFGYAAGGIIFLTTDGAENVRPYIEDVLPDLIAKEVIVDTLAFSDSADPKLVGLSDDTGGRACWYSEGDDSTALHDCFTASVTERTSSSTETPVQLASYKTTISGLTTETSTIYIDSTIGRDTIFFFFWDFSSSHEVDVIITRPDGTTIGSTDPQYNSDTDSRSIYIKIGDIAEVGTWVYQIYNPGTSSQVVEISVDSKSIDPSTHPIRLSSNPSTDYVTESPPMAIIYADLNQGYSPVLEAKVIATVERPSPHSVVDVLLFDTGTGADIKKDDGVYSGYFVDFIEASCSTECRYSIQVTADDTDETAQIRMTSRVGAMPRNYTVIPRKEDGVPIGDFNRVVQGGLIQVDNAVDYVDWSDPNDDPFPPARITDLRVIDTSYDNATVSLQWTATGDDMDKGTASMYDLRYDTDFWKVLNNVDGCEQLTNANLTNGTLTDPKESGQMETIISILPSSGPGFTYYFSIRAIDDVGNMGESSIIAQTTIVPGVTDTATLAQPKWWQLVILLTTVCIMIVAVVGIAIRLYMHYKKKKMAKVVPSNTTDEMAPVQMADLDV